Below is a window of Salvelinus alpinus chromosome 34, SLU_Salpinus.1, whole genome shotgun sequence DNA.
ctaatgtcagtcagcagtcaccacaaatggaaaccaatagttatttcactgctcactatacattgttatcacatataactagacccactgttattatttaaatgtttgtgatcattaatttcaatgattttggataaaaaatgatttttagatgatgttgctatcattagataatttacagtttcccatagactataaggctatatataaaatgatagaatattagggccacagaggggaaaaaaacacaagtcataatattgtaaccagttgttttaaaggaggacagttgttaaaatgacagatgtggggcatttcgtgaaattgtacttcagtatggtttcataaacaaagacatgctgatgtgccagaatattaagtatcacattgtcataagtatcaaaactgtaaaaacaatatgtagcttttctgcagaaagaaccagcctcataaatgtatgactttatcctttttcttcagtgtggccctagtactctgtcatataaacaaatacacattccatatgaatataaaaacacaatgtgtaacattatgttcctttattgaataaggacaaaacaaagcaggtaaaccatcagctcctttcgaaactgaagtcacagtgactctacaagatggaaagcacagaatccaagcatattatacaaaatgatacatacacattcaaaggtctgtatataacacaccctgcatgtctgcacactaaaataaatgcaggacaaatccatacacatcaactgaacagacaaatgaatggatgcagtagcctccctgcagccttgtattacacacagtataccgcacaaacatcataagaggccaaattcgtcaaaaaacgaacccaaaaaaacccaaattcctctgccaccgcaggacatatttaaccaaaattgaaagcacacatactaactaaaataattcaacacatattggtccctcagcagccgaccactgtcgtcatcagggaagattgccggattgtcccagtccatggctggtggcactctgggggccctctccttcctcaggcaggccacattgtggaggacagcacaagccacagtaatatcacatgccctaacagggctgacccttaatttgtgaaggcagtgaaagcgtgccttcaggaggccaaaggtcatttcaactctggccctggtcctggcatgggcatggttgtaggcctgctgtgcttcctgggggtctgtgaaaggtgtcaggagaaaaggctggcagccataccccctgtctcccagcaacacaccagagaattcacctgtcaacacaaaatctcatcattactacctcataaacacagtgatattcttgacacagccatgatggttataaataggggttgtgtggcttaccttgtgataggcactgatagatttcagaggcccgaaagattctggagtcatggactgagccaggccattttgccacaacattgctgatcacacagtcagcattgcagaccatctgaaatcataagatgaggaatattacaccaatcaatgcacatcactggcaatgcagagtgttcgtcaatggacaatatcaaaaagttatgttcacctgaacattaatgctgtgaaaggatttcctattcacaaaatcggcctcatgggcacctgagggggcttttatccttatgtgtgtgcagtccactgcaccaatgacattggggaaacctgtcacacaaagtaatgagtatcctactatgtgttaacagttgtcctgtaatttgtagatcctcttacctgcaatcctatagaactcctctttgatgtcacagagtcttctgtggccagggaaggagatgaagacatctgctaatgctttgatagccagacacacactccttattgtgcggcaaattgtggccttgttcagctgttctgcatcccccactgagtacaggaaggctccactagcaaaaaagcgcaaggccacacaaaccatttgctccacactcagtgcatggctccgtgcagtgcggtgcttaatcctgggacccagtagtctgcatagatacctgatgccatctgcagaaaacctgtatctttcatatagatggtcatcagggaaggccagtgggtccaaccggtccctgaagaccctttctcgcctgaaggctctcctcagcacaagtgcttcttcatccaccacatctcgcacgaatgggcatgccattgtcagagcagaaaggaacacacaattttgggccttcatataggctagtggccacacctggtgctgggggggtgggcaaaagagggcgatgccttataacgatgacttggttgtactgattgctgggaaaataaaaaaaaccttagaaagatgccaccgtcctgtgtgctcacaataagagctcatatgtcatggctcacttgactttacgagaatatacctaatttttattttgagctgtgtcatcttcttggagctgggggaggaaagaaaaataatgaataatacatttgtgttacagttagcatacagtgtacattgaaggcatatctcacctccctctcaagtttttttatttcaaggtccagtttcctaattgtcctcttttttattgcggactccagtgcaagattttccatctttttcttcttgtactgaatgtctatgtctgccagttctatttggcgccggaggtggttgccatacaactttctgatagcttgtgagctctgtgaacacaatacaattagcgcagctggaatttggcaggatgtggtgtccttttattaatacgcactatgttgccaggctggttttcccactgtatagcatctgggtcctgtaaaagaaattagattttttgattttgatgaggactcctcaccattgtagagtaaatagtactttcacagtcttaacatgatacctcatgccttctggaatccagagagatggtctcctcctcatcatcgtctccatcatgtgctgttgctgctgcactggggccttcaccctatcacatttaatcggattcatattgaagctagtagacaagacatgccaggcctacagtatgcctttgatggagtactcactggatcagcatcgtctggtgcttgtgctggtggctctaacaggaacacagtgctgccagacactgcaaggcaataggtaaaccaaagtcagacagtccaaattgattcaatatgaatgtggttgtatcccatgtagagatggaaggacataccttgaatgaagcgggtggcatcttgggaggaacctatgctcgtctctttccccccagggatcccctctaagacgggcctgcctttatttagctccaaggccatgtcctctgctggggtaaggtcagcctttggtgacccaccacccgtgccttgtctgtgggtattctttttcactgctaaaacagtacagacaatgtgtgagcaggcaccttctgggtacaatatatg
It encodes the following:
- the LOC139563754 gene encoding putative nuclease HARBI1; this encodes MKAQNCVFLSALTMACPFVRDVVDEEALVLRRAFRRERVFRDRLDPLAFPDDHLYERYRFSADGIRYLCRLLGPRIKHRTARSHALSVEQMVCVALRFFASGAFLYSVGDAEQLNKATICRTIRSVCLAIKALADVFISFPGHRRLCDIKEEFYRIAGFPNVIGAVDCTHIRIKAPSGAHEADFVNRKSFHSINVQMVCNADCVISNVVAKWPGSVHDSRIFRASEIYQCLSQGEFSGVLLGDRGYGCQPFLLTPFTDPQEAQQAYNHAHARTRARVEMTFGLLKARFHCLHKLRVSPVRACDITVACAVLHNVACLRKERAPRVPPAMDWDNPAIFPDDDSGRLLRDQYVLNYFS